In a genomic window of Streptomyces pristinaespiralis:
- a CDS encoding carbohydrate ABC transporter permease — translation MTPRPGIGRRSTPVLFIAPFLILFLATLVAPVGYAVWMSLFREQATSGLGFGGTRTLFVGVDNYLRAFDDPGFRRGFLHVALYCVIYIPVMVGGALLLALLVDSAMARAKKFFQLAFFLPHAVPGLIAAIIWGFLYTPGLSPVIDLLSSIGVDWDFLGPDAVIFSLVNAAAWQWIGYNMVIFYAALQAVPRETLEAATVDGAGELRTGWSVKLPMIRSSVVLTMLFTAVGAIQLFNEPEVLRSRASSISQDWSPVMFIYQAAFTEHDYGLAAAASLMLALLGAALSFVITRLGNRWKEA, via the coding sequence ATGACACCCCGGCCCGGCATCGGGCGGCGCAGCACACCGGTGCTCTTCATCGCCCCCTTCCTCATCCTCTTCCTCGCCACCCTCGTCGCTCCCGTCGGCTACGCGGTGTGGATGAGCCTCTTCCGTGAACAGGCCACCTCGGGCCTGGGCTTCGGCGGCACGCGGACCCTCTTCGTGGGCGTCGACAACTACCTCCGCGCCTTCGACGACCCCGGCTTCCGCCGCGGCTTCCTGCACGTCGCCCTGTACTGCGTGATCTACATCCCGGTCATGGTGGGCGGCGCCCTGCTCCTCGCGCTGCTGGTGGACTCGGCGATGGCCCGGGCGAAGAAGTTCTTCCAGCTCGCCTTCTTCCTGCCGCACGCCGTGCCCGGCCTGATCGCGGCGATCATCTGGGGCTTCCTCTACACACCGGGACTCAGCCCGGTGATCGACCTGCTCTCCTCCATCGGGGTCGACTGGGACTTCCTGGGGCCGGACGCGGTGATCTTCTCGCTCGTCAACGCCGCCGCCTGGCAGTGGATCGGCTACAACATGGTGATCTTCTACGCGGCCCTTCAGGCGGTGCCGAGGGAGACCCTCGAAGCGGCGACCGTGGACGGCGCGGGCGAGTTGCGGACCGGCTGGTCCGTGAAGCTCCCGATGATCCGGTCCTCCGTGGTGCTCACCATGCTGTTCACCGCCGTCGGCGCGATCCAGCTGTTCAACGAGCCGGAGGTGCTGCGCTCCCGGGCGTCCTCGATATCCCAGGACTGGAGCCCGGTGATGTTCATCTACCAGGCCGCCTTCACCGAACACGACTACGGCCTGGCCGCCGCCGCCTCACTGATGCTGGCGCTGCTCGGCGCCGCACTCTCGTTCGTCATCACACGGCTCGGCAACCGCTGGAAGGAGGCGTGA
- a CDS encoding carbohydrate ABC transporter permease: MTAPSTSPATAKSTWASRTVVNTLLALVALYTLMPLSWLLVNATKNNGDLFGRPGFRLAEFNLFSNLADLFAYQDGIFGRWLANSMLYSVAGALASTLISLLAGYAFDKYAFRGKEKLYGLVLLGILVPHTVISLPMYLMASQTGLVNTYWAVLVPGLVNPFGVYLARVFAESYVPGETLEAARIDGAGELRTFRSVALPMLSPAFMTIFLFSFTGSWNNFFLPLVMLNDSALYPVGLGLFNWNATLAQEPQFYAFVITGSLLSIVPLAAAFVALQRYWRSGLTAGAVK, from the coding sequence ATGACCGCACCGAGCACCTCCCCGGCCACCGCGAAGAGCACCTGGGCGTCGCGCACCGTCGTCAACACGCTGCTCGCCCTCGTCGCCCTCTACACCCTCATGCCGCTCAGCTGGCTGCTGGTCAACGCCACCAAGAACAACGGCGACCTGTTCGGCCGGCCGGGATTCCGGCTCGCCGAGTTCAACCTCTTCTCCAACCTCGCCGATCTCTTCGCGTACCAGGACGGGATCTTCGGCCGCTGGCTCGCGAACAGCATGCTGTACTCGGTCGCCGGCGCGCTCGCCTCGACCCTGATCTCGCTCCTCGCGGGCTACGCCTTCGACAAGTACGCCTTCCGGGGCAAGGAGAAGCTGTACGGCCTGGTGCTGCTGGGCATCCTCGTGCCGCACACCGTGATCTCGCTGCCCATGTACCTGATGGCCTCGCAGACCGGTCTGGTGAACACCTACTGGGCCGTTCTCGTCCCCGGCCTGGTCAATCCGTTCGGCGTGTACCTCGCGAGGGTCTTCGCGGAGAGCTACGTCCCCGGCGAGACCCTGGAGGCCGCCCGGATCGACGGCGCGGGAGAGCTGCGCACGTTCCGCTCCGTGGCACTGCCGATGCTGTCGCCCGCCTTCATGACGATCTTCCTCTTCTCGTTCACCGGCAGCTGGAACAACTTCTTCCTGCCGCTGGTCATGCTGAACGACTCCGCGCTCTACCCGGTGGGCCTCGGCCTGTTCAACTGGAACGCCACCCTGGCGCAGGAGCCGCAGTTCTACGCCTTCGTCATCACCGGATCGCTGCTGTCCATCGTGCCGCTCGCCGCCGCCTTCGTCGCGCTCCAGCGCTACTGGCGTTCCGGCCTGACCGCGGGAGCCGTCAAGTGA